Part of the Falco cherrug isolate bFalChe1 chromosome 1, bFalChe1.pri, whole genome shotgun sequence genome, TCCCCTTACAGTCCCTAGGGATATAATGCCACATCTTAGTGCCTTCCACATAATGACCGTAGCAAAAGGAGTCGGTCAGTTCTGCTCTTTGTGCTTTCTGGAGaaggttttttgggggggttatttatttcaagtgacatcaatttcctttcctttttgttgctttgctgCCTGGAATTTGGAAGCTAAAGAACAGTTGGTGCATTTCAGGCTAGTTTCATGGCACTTTTTTCCTTATCGTTGTTCACTATTTGATAACTCTGCTTCCATTCTTGTAAATTATCCCAATTACAAAGTATCTTAACAGAGCCCACTGACTCTAAATAACTGTTAGGGGTAAAATAACATTATTCTGCCCACTGTAttatttttggtgttgtttGGAATTCTGCAATCTAAATACCCCTGGGAACCAGTCACTGAGATGGCACTCATGTCAGGTACGAAGCAATGACATGGAGCTGAAGGTTGTGTGTCCTAAAGTGAGAGCCCCCCACAATATGCCACCGCAAAGGAAGTGCTGTTGGTTAGCTGTAGACTGAATTCTCTTCAGCAACCAATTTAATCTGTGTTTGTCTATGTGCTACTtgaaaaaagcagagtttaGCAGCCCAGGCCATTACATGCCTGAAAGGCATCAGAGTTAAGACAGAGGGAAAAATGCAGCCAAGCAAGAAAGCACTTCAACTTTTTAATAATACTGTAACTCTTTGCTGGTTGAAACAAATTATGTGgtggaaaggaaatgaaaatgataGCACATTTACTGCTTAATTTTCACCTTGGCTCTGTTCTGAGGTCCTAACATGCACATATGGGGCTTGCCTTTTAATCTTTCTAGTATCTTCCCTTTTACCTcctcagccttcctggactACCAGACTCCTTTCCCTGTGTAGACATTACAGGGTTGTGGTGGCTTTTGCAGAGCTGCAACTGAGAAATAGCAGCACGGCTCCAGTTACTGGGGACAGATTAATCAggtcccagctgcagccttccagcacaGTAACCCTAGGGTTTGTTCTTTGGACAGACAGACCTTGTCTGTGAATTACTTATGGACAGCCTGGTCTAAGGACACGTGGGTTTCTCTTCCTCACCACCAGTGACCCCCAGTAGTGTTGCAACAAACTCTGTTCACTGCCAGCCCATCTGTGGTGCAGGGCAATAAAGAATCTCACCTTATTTGTGAAGTGCCTGGAGATCGCTGAGTGATTGCTAGAAATGAGCCAAGGATCATAATTTTCTCAAGGGAGCTCAGCAGTCCAGTGTTCCTCTTCTTTCAACCATTCctgtgcagaaggaaaaagaattgaGTCAGTATTTTTTTTGACAGGCagaacatttttgttctgtttttaccTTAAAACAGATTGGAAGGAGCTGGTGTCAAACTGTTGCCAAAAAGCCAGCTTTTGATATGTGCCAAGCATATAACATTTCAGCTCCAAAGACAAATCTTTTGGAAAGCTCATATCCCCTGTTCCTTACTTCCCAACTCCAGGTGAGATGCAGGAGCAGACATTTCAGAACATCACTGGAGGTAAAACAAAATGTCATCTGAAGTGCCTTCCAGTTGCTGCAGTGTAAAACCTCTTAATGACCCTTTCACTCTGTTCAGTTGCTTGGTTGGTGAGCAGACTGCAGGGTCTTAGgatgatttctgttttcagactgCGCTTTGCAAGTTATTTACATCTTCCATGTGCAGACTTGCAGGTGACTTCAAGGTTTCTGACCTGCAGCAGCTCATGGTACTACTCGTGGTAGATAAGTGGGAATCTGTAATGGTCTCTTACGAGTGGTAGAAGTTCATGGCTTTGGCTTGCCAAGTCCATAATTGTTGGAGCTTTCTAAATGAATCAAGCCAAGCCTGCAGGTCTGAAGCTGGCGGTTGTTTGCTGCATATGAAATGCATTAGGAAATGAATGCCTTTTGTCACCCTTCCCTTGCCCTGAGCAAGGTAAACTATAACCCACAATGGAAACAGTCTCATCACCACCTCTCCATCCAGAACTAACCTGGAGAGGACTTAATCCAGCTGTCACCAAATTCGGTGGCAACTTCTTGACTCTGATTGATTGTCATGCATGACAGAGCCTCGTTTCTCCATGCACACTGGTGGGGTTTCTGCAGCACATCCTTGTTTCCTGTGCCCTGCCACGGGACACATGATTTCCCTGCCATGGGACATGTGATTTCAACAGGCACCATTTGCCTCTGTGCCCATGCTCTGACTGAGCAGCACCCTGGCACCCTGCACTGTGCAGCCTGTCCCCATACAAATGCTGGGGGCCAAATAACCCGGCCATGTTCCTGCTGGAACATTCCACAGGAAGGACCTCGCCTTCTGCATCCTCATCTCTAGGTATGTTTAGACCATGCTTAGTGTCAGCATATGTTAGCAAGAAGTGTGAAGATCTGCTTGCCTGGAGGCACTGAAAAAGCTTCTTTGAAACTGCTTCTTTAAAACTGCACTTTACAGATCCCCTTTTGGAATGGTTAAGAAATTTGGATTTCTCCTGCATTAATCTAGGCAAGAAGCTCGTGGCTACCATTCCACCCAAGTTTGTTACTTGCATTCTAGCAAGCTAGTCTGGATCTGAAAAGCATCTTAATTCACAGCTGTTCCATATTACCCAATCTTCACTTGTCCCTGGCCAGTAAAGTAAAGAAGGTACTTGCATAGCCTAAACTCACAGTAAGACAACATTGGGGTGCCTATGCAGCTCAGACAAGTGCCTCCCAGCCTTTTTTCTGGTTATCTAAGTTTGCAATCAGTTTTGACAGCACGGCCTGAAAACATTGGTTGTTTAGAAGCTGGGACAGAAGAGCCTTCCCAATTCCCTTCTGCCTCTCCACTTTTTGGATGGTTGATACAGAGTGTGAAACTGTCTTTGGTGGCTGTGACCTGCTTTCCCCGATAGGGGAAACAGCAAACCACCAGCTTGCTGGTTACACTCAGAACTactgccccttcccagccaagGTGAGCATGGCAAAGGCTCCCCAAAGGCAGTTCATGAAGAGAGCAGGGTGTACGGAGCACTCCATATGCACTTTCTTAGGCTGCCAGTCACACAAAAGAAGATGGAGCTGGGCATGGACGTGGGTGCATGCCCTCcgaaaaaaaatctgtgtggtCCTGGAAGAGGCAGTGGTAGTTTAAGGCTTTCCTTTCAGAGCCTGTTGCAAACCTGCACCCTGTTCAGCAGCATTGTCTTCGGAATATAAAAGCCCAAACCACTTAAAATTCAGCATTGTTTTGTGAGAGTCATGGTTCATGGTAAAAATAGGACATTCAAATATTTATCAGTTAAGAGGTATCATACCTTTAGGTCTGCTCTTCATGTTACAGGACAAGGCCCACCTTTCTGCCCTCTGCAAATCCAGTGTTTCATCTAGGAAGCTGGAAACACCTGCTGAGCTGAGCTTTTCAAAGGGAGGGTCGGAGGTGATAATTTTCTCACCTCACCTGCAAGCAGAGACCAGTTTGGGGCCTTTTGGACAAGACCTCCTCTTAAGTGGGCCCAGTGTAAAAAGAGGGCAGGTTCTCAGCTGGAGTTTTGCCAATGTCAAGTATGGCCACAGGAGTATAAAGACAAAGAGAAGTCTCCTGAAGAAGGGACATGTATCCCCAGCCTTTCTTCCTTCACCAGTTAAAGCAATGTGCATCTCCCTGCAGGTGAACCCCCAAAAGGCCACCTTGCCTGCTGTTTTCAGAGCCCACGAATGCATGTGCACGTGGTGTTGGACTCCTGCGCCCAAATGAACCTCTCCTCATGTACAAGATCTGTTTAGGAAGAGCTCTGGCCTTGTGCAGACTGTTAAAAGCTGGAAATCTGCACCCTTGTGAACTAAGGCATGTCTGATGTAAACaatttcacatttcagaagcaaagaGCTTTATTTAAGACCAGAAAGCCtgccctttccctcccctgtgAAGAGTGTTGAAAGCAGTCCAAGAATGAACTTTGCCTTTTGACTAGTGTTTGGTGGTGAGGGTgtctatatatatgtatatattttttttcccccataccTATGcaaatactgtctttttttttgacaatggaacagaaatattaaatcaAAAAGAGGAGTTGGCCCTTTTACTTTACAGTTTAACACAGTAGTAAACTGCAGGGATAATTCAGTGTGGAAAGGGTAAACAGCTTTGTGGCTTTGGGACACAGAATTGAAGGGCTTGGCAAATTCAGATGAAGCAATGACATTTTTTGCCTTAGCCTAAGGCAGAAAGCCCAAGCCACTAGAGAAAGTCAGACCTCAGCTAGTGGGATCTGATGCTGTTGAGTGGACTCATCAGAGCTTTGCCATTTAACACCAGCATGAAGGATAAACTGGCAAGCATTTGGGGACCTGTGTGTTGTACAGGGTAGGGCACAAGCTGCAATACCTCTTACCCAGCACTGCCAGTAGGAACCAGGTCACAGCTCCAGTGTTCTCTCCTCTATCACCCAACCAGAAGATGCTCAGCAAGGTAAAAAGGAGTAGCATGCAAAGAGCAAGCCAATACAAGAGCTGTGTCCTCAGCTACCATCAGTGGATTCTGTGAGTCCTGAGATGATCGTACTGATTTACACTGGTGAAATATGGCTGTGGTTCTAGCACATACAGCCTACACATGGTGGAAGGCAGAAAAACTCCATGAACTTTTCAGCCATCTGGACACCTCTCAACCCTGCACAGAGACTGCTAGCCATCTCCTTTAAAGACATCCTGTGTCCCCGTCTGTCATACTGCTGACAGAAAAGTGGTAGCAGGGACCAAAACCTGCAATGATATTTTTCCAGGAGGGCAGGATTAGGCTTAATTAGCTGCTGGGCTTGGTCCAGACACCAAACACAGGATCCCTATATTTGGGAACTGATATTTAAGAGCACTCCAGTATAGAGAAGTAGGATTACTCATTTTTGTGGTGGGCAGAGGAGCCTAGGCTGGACTGTGACAATTTGTCAGAGTAACTTCAGGGTGTAATTAGTCTTAAAAGTCCAGGTTTCAGTGTCATGAATTGGAGCAGTTCCATTCATTGAAAAGTCCTGGCTTGAAGCTGGTTTCCTGCACTGCAGAGGCCGCAAGATGCCCCAGCGTCTCACCCCACACTCAGCCGTGCACAGTTAACTGCAGTGTCCCTTGGAGCATGACACCGTTTTTGGCACAGAGACTTCAGCAAGTCTACCACTTGCCACGCTAGATCGTTTCAAGGGATACATTATTTtcagcatatatatatatgtatataaatacatacacaccTCACCTCAGTAGATGAACATCCTTTAAGTCAGCAGACAGGCCCTATCTGTGTTACATCAGACTTGGAGCACTTCACCATGCTGGTGCACTTGGCGTTGTTGTAAGACTTGTTTATTCATAACAGTGAAGGCAACATCAGGActaaagaaaacccacaaacaatTACAATTCTTATGAGatacaagaaaggaagaaggaaaggaagggctGAATTTCAACGGACAGATCCTGCAGCATGGAGCACCGGAGatgtgggcagagctgcttACCTGGGAGATGTGCTGCGCAGagggcagtggtggtggtggtgggtggagGGCAGCATCAGCCCTGGGAGCTGGAAGTCAGCCTGAATATTGACACAGCCACGAGTGGCAGATCAGAAAGTCAGGGCATCTTAAATACAAGGCCTGAGCAAGGCTTCTCTATGTGAGGATGGGGGTTAATGGCCCCGTTCTCTGTCAGCCACCTCAGGGCTGTTTTTTGGCAAATTGACAACGGTGCTCCCCTTTCAGCGTGGAGAACAGTGCCTTCCTCCATGCCATCAACACTCCGCTAGCCTGGGGCCCTGCTACAAACCTGGAAGAGACAGGGACTGCAAAGGAGGAGCTGAGTGACGCTGAGAGTGCAAGCAAGGCGAGCTTAGCTTGCATGAAACAAAGTTGGTTCTGATGCTGCTGCCACAGTCACCTGTTCTCATTGCCAAAGAGCCTGTCACTTGCAGTGTACCCACAGGATTCCGGGGAGATGGAGTTCAGCAGGGTTGGAGGCACTGGTGTCTCCTACCAGCACTGAACGCgttgctgctggctgctcatCTGCTAGCCACAGCACATTATGAACTGTGCCAGCCTCAGCTGTTGTGCCCCAACACTTGCTGTGCTCTTCTTCCCTGCAGATGCCTTACCTGCTCCTGAACCCATCCATGCCAGAGATGAGGCCTCGAATGCATCCTGTGTTTTTTGGAGAAAGCATTGAGGTCAGCCCTGAGCCTGTGCAGGAAATCAGGTACAGATGGGACTGGGTGGGTGAGTGAGTGGggatttctgtcttttttctggtgcttttccttctgcaaaaaattaaaatgtgttacAAATGGGGATCATGGTTATTTTGATGGGAAGGGAGGTACAGGTGGGAGAGTAATACCTGAATGAAAgacactgacagcagcagagacGGAGGGGTGGAGGCAAGAGATGGAGGGAGGTCCTAAGAGGTCCCAAGGCTTTCTCCTTCTAAGGCCAACTCAAATCCAAGGCTATGAGAGAAAACCATTACCACCTGTAGGCTTGATGGCCTCCACCAAGTAACCTGATGATCTTCATCCTGTTCCCTGCTGACTTATATCCTCAGAAGCAGCAACACCCTTGTAATTGGCACCTGTTTTTGTTAGCCCTTGCAGCAGAGAAACCCAACATGAGACCAGACCACAGAGACAGAATGAGGTCCTCAGGAGATGGTCCCTTAAAGCAGCGATGGAGGTGTTCTGGCCTCTTGTGGGGCTGGTGTTGCTGATGGATAAATGGTCTTGtctcttctttgcttttttactGGTGTGGAATGCACTGTGCAAACAGCATGGAGCAGTTCCACACAGCTTGGGGCAGGGTTGGTGGGAGGACTGTAAACCAAATTCCCACCCCCCACAACCTATGCAAACGTCTCTCTGGAAATGTACCCCAGTAAATCTCTGCTTGCTGAGGAACTGCCAGCGGGCATGTTTTTATGGTGATTACATCGGAGTCTTGTTTTATGTGTGCTGAATGACTTGCTTACACCCTAGCTGTGCAAAATACATTACTGCAGCTCAGATTACATGCAGTGCACAATCAGTCAACCCCCCTCAGGCTGGAGGTAATGACAAGCACACACCcagcttttaatctttttttatagGGAGCTGCACATTCCTTGGCTGCTGATTGCTGGAGGAATGAACGTTTGGGGAGTGGGGAAAACAAGTGAAAGTCCTGCTGCTCCCTATGGCCAGGGATTCTAGGAAAAGCCCTTTACGTGGTCTGGTGTCCATATATCCCTTCTGGATGCCTACAGGAAATGGGCAGGGCAGTGACATCCCACATTTTGTAGGTTCTTCATCTGCAGCTTTTGACATGACCAATTCCTTTGAGACCAGTGGCTGGGATGTTGGACAGCCATAGCCCACAGCATCCCTTCACTTTACCTGCTATTTAACCATTGCTTGGGTTTCCTGTAGGCCCCAACAAGCAACCTTCACCCCTCGTCTCCCAGCACTCTGATTTTAGCTAGGTGAGATTTGTGCTCTGATGGCAAGgcaatataaagaaaaaaagacaaacgCAGCTTTGACAGCTCAACAAGTGACAATTACACCATGTTTCTGCCATCtatgaaaactgtatttatggCATTGTTTTCCTCCCAGGCTAGAGCCTGCATGGACGACAGGGcctgtgaaagcagcagcaggcatgCTGTGTTAAGTAGGCATCCCCTGACCCCAGTGTGGCATCCCATGCCCGTGGCCCACCAGCCACATCTGTGCAGCCCAGTTACTGGGGCAGTGACCCCCCCAAGACTAGCACTAGCAGTAGGGAGTGTGGTGAGACCATGAGTCAGTGATGAGGAGACCTTCGTTTCGCAGGAGCCCTCAGCATTTCAAGTTGATGCTGCATGGTTGCGCTTATTGAAAATGCTCAGGAAAATGGTGGATCAGGAATTTTCCAGGGATTTCAAGCCTTTCCCGCACAGTCCATGGATGCATGCCCAGTCCTCAGCCTCTGACCTATGCCAGCTGAAGGGTTTCACTATCTCTTGATGATTTGCTGTGCTAGCAGGGTGTTTGCCTCCAGTGTAGCCCTCAAGGTTGAGCTGAGGCCCCAGTGATGCTCCCGGAAGAAACCAGAGGAAGAAATGGGTTGCTTGGAGCCTCTGCAACAAGGTTTTTTCTACCCAGGCATGAGCAGGCAGGCCTGGTTCTCTGTGCACATGCCCTGGTGAAATGCTGAGATGGATTCACAGCAAGGTGGGGTTCCACCAATATTCACCAGCAGGAAGGAGTCCTCTTGGCCCTCTGTTTTGGGTTGTAGGGttggcagctgccctggccaATTTCTGTGCGGTGAGAGGTCATAAACGTTGCCAGCTCCGAAGGGTTAGAGAAGAGTCCTGCCTGTCTTCTCTCCTTTGCTCCCTGGGCTGTGTTCCTGATACCTCGCTGTCCTTTGTAGGTGCAATTCCGAGGTGAAGTACGACTCTGAGAAGCATTATCGGGATGACATCTTCTACGGCCCCATTCCTACTGTCACTGCCTACAGTGAGACAGTCATTGCTGCTCCCAATTGCACCTGGCGGAACTACAAGTCCCAGCTGATCTTTGAGCCCCGCCAGAAGCCGCTGAGGTTTCAGAGCACGACCATCATTTTTCCTAAGCGTGCCAAGAACATTTACCGGACCACCCTCAACTACAGCTTGGGTTGTGCCAAGCGTTGGTTTGCTTCCAGTGTGCAGCTGGAACTCTGCGAGGAAACCAGCCCGTGCGTCATCTACAGTGAGACCCTCTGATCCGCCCTGCCGCTGGCAACCTTGTGACCTCAAGGAGGCTGTGGCCTTTGCTGTCTCTGGCTGGGTCTTCATTGATGGCAACTGAATATTAATGGCTGGAGAACACGTTGTCTTGGGTGAGGCTGAACTGGCTGGGAGGAGGCTTGCAGGGCACGGGATGGTTTTGATCAGTGAGAGGCTGGCTTGTATTTTGCGACGTTCCTGACATTCATgatctggattttatttttgttttttttccaagcatatCTATTTTTGACTTGTGTTTAGATGAAATCAAGATGACAAAGGACCCTACTACCCATACCAGAGTGCTGCCTTGTGAGCTCTATAGGTCTCGCCTAGGACATAGGTGAGACTCACTGTAACCTTCAGAGTTACTTTGATCTTTGCAAAGGGAAGACCAACTGCAGAGTCAGTGTCCAGTCTGCCCAGCACACACCAAGCCAGGTTTAGAGTTCAAGTACAGAGGAGGCAGTTATTTGTATCAATACATCACAGCTTGCTCCAACAGCTCATCTGGGAGATAGCTGCAGTATTACACCACTGCAGTAACCTtactgggaggagaggggactGCCAccaagaaaaagaggaggaacaCAAGCACACGGTGCTCTTGCTAGCAGCTAGATGTTTATCTACCATAGCAAGGCACAGCACAACCAGGAGATGGGAGAAAGGCCAACCCTGACACATGGCCACCTGTTCTGTGAGCCCAGCCAAGAGTCTGCAGGGGAGACTGAGGAACCTGAATAGCTGAAGGGCTATTTTCTAAAAGTGCCCGAGTGATTTAGGAGCCCAGTGCTCTTTTTCAAAAGTACTGTCAGTCCAAGTGTGCCATGCTGTTCGTTGTCTTGAACACCCCATTTATAGGGATCTTTACGCACTTGCAGCCCTTTTGAGTTTCAGGGTAGGGCTGTATTGCAGAGAGGAGTGCAGACAGGGAGATGCCAGAGCAGGGTTAACTCATGAGCAAGGCTGCTCACCCTCTCAATAGTTTCCATACCTGTGGCGTGCACAGCTTCACTGACTGTGGAGGAGCAGCCAAACTTTCTCAGCGTAGAGCTTGAAGGATTGAAGAGCCCAAATCCATCCAGGTTTTCCTTAATCAGCCAGGCTGTAGCAAGTCAACAGCACTTCACAAAGAGCTGAGCTGTCTCTGCAAAAGGATCAAGAAACACTGAGAGAGCAGGAGTCACTACAGCCATCCTAAGATAAACCATTCCCCACTGGTGAATCACATCTCCCAGAATCTCTTGACTCTGGTAGCTCACTGAAAATCTGCAAGAGCCTGGATTCCCACAAACCTATAACCTTTGAAAATAGCATGGAATTGTCTCAAAAAATCTTACCAAGAATTTTTGCATGCTGCTCGGAAGAGTCCAGACTTAGAAAATAACCACACAGCTCCAGAAATCAGTTTCCAGCTTTCCCTCTTCTAAACTTTCCATTTTGTTCCTGACTTGCTGCGAGTCTGATCGAGTTATTTCAGAACACAACTGAGCAGCCAAGTCAGAAAACCTATTAACAATGTCAACAAGACAGAGCTGATTGCCCAGAACAGTTGACGCACAAACccacagagattaaaaaaaaataatc contains:
- the LOC102047097 gene encoding refilin-A is translated as MPYLLLNPSMPEMRPRMHPVFFGESIEVSPEPVQEIRCNSEVKYDSEKHYRDDIFYGPIPTVTAYSETVIAAPNCTWRNYKSQLIFEPRQKPLRFQSTTIIFPKRAKNIYRTTLNYSLGCAKRWFASSVQLELCEETSPCVIYSETL